The stretch of DNA GGAACAAACGGCTATTCAATACCAGGAGTTACAATGGAAGTTCTTGACGACGACGGAAATCCATGCAAACCTGGAGTGAGAGGATACTTAGCCATAACTTCACCATGGCCAGGAATGCTCATGACACTTTACAAAAGCCCCCAGAGATACATAGACGTTTACTGGTCAAGATTCAAGGGTAAAATGTACTTCTACACTGGAGACTTCGCTATCAAAGACCAAGATGGATACATATGGGTGTTGGGAAGAGCGGACGACGTCCTCAAAGTTGCAGGTCACAGAATCGGAACAGCAGAAATCGAATCGGCAATGATTAAACATCCAGCCGTAGCAGAATCAGCATGCGTCGGCAAAGAAGACCCAGTAAAGGGGCAGACACCGTTTATTTTCACAGTGCTTAAACAGGGATATTCTCCAAGCCAAGAACTTGCAAACGAATTAAAAATGCATTTAAGAAGCACAATTGGTCCACTCGTAGCATCAGACACCACAATAGCCTTTGTAGATTCCGTTCCAAAAACAAGAAGCGGCAAGATAATGAGACGTCTATTAAAAGCGATAATTGCAGGAGCAACTCTCGGAGATGTCAGTACGCTGGAAGATGGCGTAGCTGTAGAAGAAGCAAAGAAAGCCTATGAATCAGTAAAAGCAGCCCTCGAACGCAAATAAAAGAAAAACTGCCTAACAACTAAACATCAAACTTCAAGTTCCAAAATTTTTCTTAATTCTACTTTTCAAAAATCCACAAGAGAAGTGCTAAGCTATTTCTAATGTCGCAATGGAAAGCTCACTGTCAAACGGTTGTATCACGAACCCTTTTTTGGTGCACATGTTAATCATTTTAGAGTTATCCGAGATTACGTAACCGAATATCGTTTTTAACTTCATATCTCTGCCAATTTCAATAATGTAATCGAGCAGTTTGGAACCAAGCCCAAGCCCTTGCCATTGGTCTCCTACTACAACAGCAAACTCTCCACGTTTTCCACCAGGCTCCAAAGTGAGCAGGGCAACACCAATTATGCTTCTTTTGTCTTTCTGCATCTCCGCAACAATGGCAATCTCACGGTCATAATCTATATTACAATAACGCGTTAAGGTTTTATGAGGAACCTCCTTAAAAACTTGGAAAAACCGGAGACGCATCGTTTCTTCAGATAAGGAACAATAAAGTTCGTTTAATAGAGCCTCATCTTCAGGTTTTATTGGACGAAGAACCACGGGGGTTCCATTTTTTAATGTCCACTGAGTGACGTATTTCTTAGGGTAAGGGGCTATCACGAGATGTTCATGAGGTGAGATTTCATGCAGCATTTTTTCAGTTTCTATAACTATTCTGGCGTCAACAGCTACAGCGCTATTCTCATCGACAAGTAAAGGATTCACATCAATCTCCTTTATCTCCGGAAAATCCATCACAAGCTGTGAAAACTTCACTAAAATCTCCTCGAGAAGTTTAAAATTAGTACGAAAGCCGCTCGACTCAGAAAGCTGGTAAATTTTAGTCTTCTCCATGAGTCGCTTTGCGAGAACTTGGTTTAATGGCGGAAGCCCTATGCTTATATCTTGCAATAATTCTGTCGCTACACCACCCATTCCAAAAACTATCACGGCGCCAAATTGAGGGTCTTTCTTAGAACCAATCAACAGTTCGTATCCTCGTTTCCGAACCATAGGCTGGATTACGACACCTTGAAATTCGGCTTCAGGGCTGTAGCTTTTTACTTTTTGCGCCAATTCGTTAAAAAACATCTTAACCTCAGCTGGCGACCAAACATTGAGTATGACGCTTTCTGCTTTGGATTTATGGGTTATTTGTGGCGAAAGGGCTTTCATGACAATTGGATACCCTAACACAGAAGCCACAACTTCAGCTTCCTCCGGAGTCCTTGCAGTCATAGTTTTTATTGTTGGAATCTGATATGCCTCAAGAAACTGCAGAGACTCTGATTGAGTCAGAACTTTTCGCCCTTCGCTAAAAGCTCTTCGCAAAATCTCTTTAAGAAAAGCAGGAATAGTTAACTCAATGGGAAGCTCTTCAGGAGTTTGATAGAGAAGCTCCAAGTTTTGAGTGTAGCTATACATGTACATGAATGTAGAAACAGCTTGCTCCGGCGTGCTAAACGCTGGGATGCTGTTCTTTTGCAGTAACAGCCTAGCCCTTCGGCAGTCACCTTCACCTATAAATGACGTAAGAACTGGCTTTGTTGTTTGTTTAGAAAGTTCGATTATCATTTTTGCTGTCGCAAGAGGATTAGCCGCCCCTTGAGGAGTATACACAATCAAGAAGCCATCGCTATTCGGATCTTTAAAACATATTTCCATAACCTTCCTAAACCTGTCCACGGTGGCTTCTTCTAAAATGTCAATGGGATTTGCCGCGCGACAATACAATGGCAAAACATTTCGCAAAGCTTGAACAGTTTCACTGCTTAACTGTGAGAGACGCCCACCTCGCGCAATGAGACAATCAGTTGCGATTATGCTTGGTCCACCAGCGTTGGTGATTATTGTAAGATTTGGTCCTTTAGGATTTGATTGCATTGCCAACGCTTCTGCACAGCTAAAGAGGTCATTTATCGCTTCAACACGAACAATTCCAGCACGTCTAAAAGCCGCGTCGTAAATAGCGTCTTCTCCACAGAGGGCGCCGATATGAGATACTGTTGCTTCTGCACTCTCGGGAAATCGTCCTGCTTTTACTACTACGATAGGTTTGGCTCTGGCGAACCCTCTTGAGGCGCTCATAAATTTCCGCGCGTCTGTGACACATTCAATGTAGAGTATGATGCTTCGTGTTTGAACATCATTTCCGAAATAATCAATAAGATCCCCAAGATCTACGTCAATCATTGAGCCAGTTGAGACTACAGCGCTGAAACCAATGTTTGCTTCAGCAGCCCAGTCTAGCACTGAAGCACATAATGCTGCACTTTGAGAAATGAATGCTATTCTTCCAGGTTCAGCTGTTTTGTTTGCAAATGTAGCGTTTAGTTTGATTTTTGGTCGCATTATTCCAAGGCTGTTGGGTCCAATGATTCGCATGTTGTATTTATTTTTGAGTTCAAGAATTTGGTTTTCGAGTGCTTCTCCTTCTTTTCCTGTTTCTCTAAAACCAGCCGAAATAATGATTGCTCCCGCTACACCGGCTTTTCCACATTCTTCTATAATTTGCGGAACCGTATGCGCTGGAGTTGCAATTACTGCAAGGTCTATTTGCCACGGGATTTTGGTGACGCTAGGATATGCGGTGATTCCTTGAATTGTGGGTCTGAAAGGGTTAACGGGGTAAACTACTCCGGTGTAGCCTACGCCGACCAAATTTTGTATGAGTCTGGCGCCAACTGAGCCCTCTTTGTCGCTTGCGCCTATCACTGCGATTCTTTTAGGATTGAAGATTTTGTCGAGATTTTCAGTGCCCACCCTCACGTCCTCCATTCTTTGCAGAATGCGCCCTTCACATGTGTTAGTATATACGATACATATTCTTTAAAGTATTCCTAAATGACCCATACCAGAAAAAATTAGACCACTTCTCTTATCATCATTTTATAGTTTTAGGGATAAATTCTAGTGATTGTCCTAGGGAAGGGAATCGTTTCCCGTATGTGCTTTAGTTTACATATCCACATTACAGTTCTTTCAAGTCCCAATCCAAACCCGGAGTGGGGCACTGAGCCGTACCTTCTTAAATCTAAGTACCATTCGTACGCTTTCTTGGGCAAGCCGAACTCTTCTATTCTTTGTTCGAGCAGTTTTAAATCGTGAATTCTTTCGCTTCCTCCGATTATTTCGCCGTAACCTTCAGGAGCCATCAAATCAGCGCAAAGCGCAACTTCAGGATTTTTCGGGTCAGGTTGCATGTAGAAGGCTTTGACTTTTGCTGGGTATCTGTGAACGAACACGGGTTTTTCAAATTTCAAGGAAATGAATCTTTCATGAGGCGCTCCCAAGTCTTCTCCCCATTGTATTGGACATTTGGCTTTCTGCAGCATCTCTATTGCTTCCGTGTAGCTGATTCTTTCGAAAGGAGGCTCAACTTTTTTCAAAGGCTTTAAGTCTCTCTTTAAGGCTTCAAGCTCTCGCTTTCTTCTTTCCAGGACTGTTTTCACTATGTATGTGACCAATTCTTCTTGAAGCTTCAAGTTATCCTCAAAAGTGTAGAATGCCATTTCAGGCTCAAGCATCCAGAACTCCGTTAAATGCCGTGGTGTTTTTGATTTTTCAGCTCGGAAGGTTGGTCCAAAACAGTAAACTTTGCCAAACGCGGCGATTGTAGCTTCAACATAAAGCTGTCCGCTTTGTGTTAGGAATGCTTTGTCGCCGAAATATGGAACCTCGAAAAGAGTTGCAACGCCTTCTACGGCGGCGGGAGTGAGAATCGGAGAATCTGTTAAGGTGAAGCCTCTTTCGTCCAAGAAATCTCTGCATGCCTTCACGATTTCAGCTCTCACTTTCAATATAGCAACTTGCCTAGGACTTCGTACCCATAATTGTCGAAAGCTAAGTAAGAAATCGATGCCATGTTCCTTCTTGCCTAATGGATATTCCTGTTCTGCTAAATGGATAATTTGTAAATCCTTGATTCTTATTTCGTAGCCGCCTGGTGCTCTTTTATCCTCTTTAACTAAGCCTTTAATTTTGATGGATGATTCTTGTGTTAGTTTGTCAGTGTCGCTGAAAACTTTCTTGGAGACTTCGTCCTTGTGAACTGTGGCTTGTATGGTTCCAGTGCCATCTCGCACCATCAAAAACTGGACGCCGCCGCCGGAACGTTTTGTAACTAGCCAACCTTTTATTTCAACTTCTTTTTCAGTTAGTTTTCCGTCTAATATGTCACTAACGCTCATGCGCAAGCACCTTCTTCAAAACTTACGGGGTATATGCTTATAAATCCAAAAGAAGATTCAGCTTTTTCAGGTGAAGTTAAAACGTTCACCGTGCAAGTTTAGCACCTTACAACCCTAATTGCGTCTTTAATTTTAAATGTTTCGTTTTCAATGTTAACTTTCTCGTTAAAAGTAAGGTGGACAATAGGTTGTTGTCACACAATTCTTAAATCTCTAACTTTTGGCAATACTACATGAAGAAGAATGCATATTATGGGAAAGCACAATCAGAAGCTGCTGACTCTGAAGATTTCGGCAGTTGCAATAATGAGTGTGGTTGTTGTTGAAGTTATTTTGGGCTTTATTGTTGGGAGTTTAGCAATCTTAAGCGACGGTGCTCACGCGTTGTTAGATGCCATATCCATGTTTGTGCTCGTGATTGCTACAAGAGCTTCGCTTAAACCGCCCGACGAGGAACACATGTATGGACACGAAAAAATCGAATCCATCGGCGGATTAATCGGTGGAATAATTCTCTCTGTTACAGCAGTTTTCTTGATGTTTGAAGCTGTTTTGAAACTTCTGGAAAATAAGCCATATCTGGTTTCAGAATGGGAGTTTGCGGGTTTCATAGCCATCGCCTACACTTTCTGCATAGACATCTTAAGAGTTACAATATTGCATAAGATGGAACATGAAAGCGTAACAGTTAAAGCAGGACTATACCATGCTCTAGCGGATTTAGGTTCAACAATCATTGCGTTTCTCGGATTTGGACTGGCAACGGTTGGAATATTTCAAGGAGATGTATTAGCTTCAATAGTTCTTAGCACTATAATAGGCTACTTAAGCGTCAGATTAGTCTGGAGCAGCGGAATGGAGTTAAGCGATGCCATATCAAGGGATGTTGCAACAAAAGTTAGGAAAGAAATACTCAGCGTAAAAGGAGTCTGCAGATGCGAGAACTTGAGAGTCAGAAGGGCAGGCGAGAAAACATTTGTAGAAACTACAGTGCAAGTGCCAGATTATATGAGCCTAGAAGAAGCGCATGCATTAGCCTCAAAGATAGAAACAGACATCAAAAGTTCTCTGGGAAACGCCGACGTCACAATCCACATTGAACCATTGGAAGCGGAAGGACGAACTGAAAAACTTGTGGAGAAATTGGCAACTGAAGTTGAAGGCGTAAAGGAAGCCCATGAAATAAACGTGACATGCACTGGAGGAAAACTGTACATAACCTTGCATGCACAAGTAGACCCCGCGATGTCTATTGAAAAATCTCATGAAATAGCGGACAAAATTGAACAGAAAGTCAGTAAAGGGATAAGGGATGTTAAGAACATAACCGTTCACATAGAACCGTTTGATGCTGAACTGCGGAAAGGCTCAGCAGTAGATGAGAATGAAATAAGAGAAATTGTTTCTCATGCCATGGAAAAGTACAAGCAAACTTTTGAAATTAAAAAAATAGTAACTTATGTGGCTGAGAAAAGGCGCTATATCAACATAGACTGCAGCTTCAGCGGCAAACCATCAATAAAAGATGCGCATGAACTCGCTTCTTACATTGAAGAAAAATTGAAGGAAAAATTTGCGGAAACAATAGTCACTGTTCACATAGAACCAGAGAAAAAATGAGAAGGTTAAAGGAGTTCGATTTCGTTTATGAAATGTAAGTCTTCTAAACTGTTCATTTTAATTTTCTTGTCAGACACCGTGTAAAGTGTTTCCTCGATGTAGAGTATCCGCTTCACCCAGTAGCTGGGGGTCCACACATTCATTTCAGCAGTTAAGTGTGTAATATTTCCTCTGAGCATGAAGCCTTCAATGGATGCACTAAACACGTAAGCACCTTGCCAGACCGGTTCTCCAGACGCCCATGGGGGTACACCGTCAGGATATTCGCTTTCATCTATTTCTGCAACTAAAACGGGTACAGCTAGAAGATTTCTTGATTTATCAAAAAGAAATGCTTTATGATCGCTTAGAACAAGCGAGTCTGTTCCTCTGTCGCCGATCGTGTAGTTTGCTATTTGTTTTGGATTGTTTACGTCGGTGACGTCAAAGAGGGATATTTTTACTCCTTGATACCATGCAAAGTCTCCTTCGTCTGCTTCGACTGTATGTTTGCCTATGCCGATTAGATGTGTTTCATCATAAGGATGCAAGTAGTCTGAGTATCCTGGAATGTGCAGTTCTCCTAGAACTGATGGATTGGCTGGTTGGCTTAAGTCTATCACGAACAATGGGTCAGTTTTTTTGAAAGTTACAAAATAAGCTCTATTGCCCATGAATCTGGCGGAATGGAAGTTTTCACCAGGTGCAAGTCCTTCCAGTTTTCCAACTACGCTTAGATTCATGTCTAGTACGTAGAGGTTTGTTTGCGTTGTCCAGTTCTGTGTCCACGTTGTTGTTTCGATTCTGAAATAGTCGCTGTATTCGTCCATTGAAAATTGATTGCGTTCATGCCCTGGCACTGTTCCCTTGGCTTCGCATGTCATATTACTACCTTGCACACGTATTCGATAGATAGTAGTATTACCATTCCAGTCCCAGTCTCGATATGTCACATATATGTTATTGAGTGAGACATACATGTTGCATGTGCCTCCAAGCATTAGTGTCAAGTAAACTGGC from Candidatus Bathyarchaeota archaeon A05DMB-5 encodes:
- a CDS encoding bifunctional acetate--CoA ligase family protein/GNAT family N-acetyltransferase yields the protein MGTENLDKIFNPKRIAVIGASDKEGSVGARLIQNLVGVGYTGVVYPVNPFRPTIQGITAYPSVTKIPWQIDLAVIATPAHTVPQIIEECGKAGVAGAIIISAGFRETGKEGEALENQILELKNKYNMRIIGPNSLGIMRPKIKLNATFANKTAEPGRIAFISQSAALCASVLDWAAEANIGFSAVVSTGSMIDVDLGDLIDYFGNDVQTRSIILYIECVTDARKFMSASRGFARAKPIVVVKAGRFPESAEATVSHIGALCGEDAIYDAAFRRAGIVRVEAINDLFSCAEALAMQSNPKGPNLTIITNAGGPSIIATDCLIARGGRLSQLSSETVQALRNVLPLYCRAANPIDILEEATVDRFRKVMEICFKDPNSDGFLIVYTPQGAANPLATAKMIIELSKQTTKPVLTSFIGEGDCRRARLLLQKNSIPAFSTPEQAVSTFMYMYSYTQNLELLYQTPEELPIELTIPAFLKEILRRAFSEGRKVLTQSESLQFLEAYQIPTIKTMTARTPEEAEVVASVLGYPIVMKALSPQITHKSKAESVILNVWSPAEVKMFFNELAQKVKSYSPEAEFQGVVIQPMVRKRGYELLIGSKKDPQFGAVIVFGMGGVATELLQDISIGLPPLNQVLAKRLMEKTKIYQLSESSGFRTNFKLLEEILVKFSQLVMDFPEIKEIDVNPLLVDENSAVAVDARIVIETEKMLHEISPHEHLVIAPYPKKYVTQWTLKNGTPVVLRPIKPEDEALLNELYCSLSEETMRLRFFQVFKEVPHKTLTRYCNIDYDREIAIVAEMQKDKRSIIGVALLTLEPGGKRGEFAVVVGDQWQGLGLGSKLLDYIIEIGRDMKLKTIFGYVISDNSKMINMCTKKGFVIQPFDSELSIATLEIA
- the asnS gene encoding asparagine--tRNA ligase; amino-acid sequence: MSVSDILDGKLTEKEVEIKGWLVTKRSGGGVQFLMVRDGTGTIQATVHKDEVSKKVFSDTDKLTQESSIKIKGLVKEDKRAPGGYEIRIKDLQIIHLAEQEYPLGKKEHGIDFLLSFRQLWVRSPRQVAILKVRAEIVKACRDFLDERGFTLTDSPILTPAAVEGVATLFEVPYFGDKAFLTQSGQLYVEATIAAFGKVYCFGPTFRAEKSKTPRHLTEFWMLEPEMAFYTFEDNLKLQEELVTYIVKTVLERRKRELEALKRDLKPLKKVEPPFERISYTEAIEMLQKAKCPIQWGEDLGAPHERFISLKFEKPVFVHRYPAKVKAFYMQPDPKNPEVALCADLMAPEGYGEIIGGSERIHDLKLLEQRIEEFGLPKKAYEWYLDLRRYGSVPHSGFGLGLERTVMWICKLKHIRETIPFPRTITRIYP
- a CDS encoding cation diffusion facilitator family transporter; protein product: MGKHNQKLLTLKISAVAIMSVVVVEVILGFIVGSLAILSDGAHALLDAISMFVLVIATRASLKPPDEEHMYGHEKIESIGGLIGGIILSVTAVFLMFEAVLKLLENKPYLVSEWEFAGFIAIAYTFCIDILRVTILHKMEHESVTVKAGLYHALADLGSTIIAFLGFGLATVGIFQGDVLASIVLSTIIGYLSVRLVWSSGMELSDAISRDVATKVRKEILSVKGVCRCENLRVRRAGEKTFVETTVQVPDYMSLEEAHALASKIETDIKSSLGNADVTIHIEPLEAEGRTEKLVEKLATEVEGVKEAHEINVTCTGGKLYITLHAQVDPAMSIEKSHEIADKIEQKVSKGIRDVKNITVHIEPFDAELRKGSAVDENEIREIVSHAMEKYKQTFEIKKIVTYVAEKRRYINIDCSFSGKPSIKDAHELASYIEEKLKEKFAETIVTVHIEPEKK